A single window of Anaerocolumna chitinilytica DNA harbors:
- a CDS encoding substrate-binding domain-containing protein — protein sequence MMDSTMKTETTPSNITQTTKKNLYEIIIDDIYSRIQKGDFSYDEPICTEKQLSLQYNVSRITAKRAITDLEHQGILYRKRGVGSFVARDSAVKRPNTPAASQPSNSFTFLLPFDVAKGGLIDTVTEISAKLNTFGYFIGMYITGDNASKEKYTIRQLLEQNTAGIVYYPKSNKIYLDLLNNFVINGKPVIIIDKTTDCSYIHNVVSDNFEGGKLLTEHLISLGHKKITFLSNASIDETSSVRDRFGGYIHTLRKYGISTNAENIVNGLGFLTESAAVSQASNPQLNAVIKGLYDSGVTAIEAENDQVAYSVILSCRELGLNVPKDISICGFDNTAWAQKTDIGITTVSQDFPEIGRQVSQILLSSLKDPSYPPQKVIVPVKLIPRGSTQPPKGM from the coding sequence ATGATGGATTCAACTATGAAAACCGAAACCACTCCCAGCAATATTACCCAAACAACTAAAAAAAATTTATACGAAATTATTATAGATGACATTTATTCCAGAATTCAAAAAGGCGACTTTTCCTACGATGAACCAATCTGCACAGAAAAACAGTTATCTCTGCAGTACAATGTAAGCCGTATAACTGCTAAAAGAGCCATTACAGATTTGGAACATCAAGGTATCCTTTACCGAAAAAGAGGTGTCGGAAGTTTTGTTGCACGGGATTCTGCCGTAAAAAGGCCAAATACACCTGCAGCCTCTCAGCCTTCCAATTCCTTTACCTTCCTGCTTCCTTTCGATGTTGCAAAAGGCGGTCTGATTGATACCGTGACTGAGATAAGTGCAAAACTGAATACTTTTGGATATTTTATAGGAATGTATATCACAGGCGATAACGCATCCAAAGAAAAATATACAATCCGGCAACTTCTGGAACAAAACACCGCCGGTATTGTCTATTATCCAAAAAGCAACAAAATTTATTTGGATTTATTAAATAATTTTGTTATAAACGGAAAACCGGTCATTATCATTGATAAAACTACGGATTGCTCTTACATCCACAATGTAGTATCCGATAACTTTGAAGGTGGTAAACTGCTCACCGAACATTTGATTTCCCTTGGTCATAAAAAAATCACCTTCTTATCAAATGCTTCTATCGATGAAACTTCTTCTGTCCGTGACCGTTTTGGCGGCTATATACATACTCTTCGCAAATATGGTATTTCGACGAACGCAGAGAATATTGTAAATGGGCTGGGGTTTTTAACAGAGTCCGCTGCTGTTTCACAAGCAAGCAATCCTCAGTTAAACGCAGTAATCAAAGGTTTATATGACAGCGGTGTTACCGCCATTGAAGCAGAAAATGACCAGGTTGCCTACTCTGTTATCTTATCTTGCAGGGAACTCGGTTTGAATGTACCCAAAGATATAAGCATATGCGGTTTTGACAATACCGCTTGGGCTCAGAAAACCGATATCGGTATTACTACAGTGAGCCAGGATTTTCCCGAGATTGGAAGGCAGGTAAGCCAGATTTTATTATCTTCCCTAAAAGACCCTTCCTATCCTCCCCAAAAAGTAATTGTTCCTGTAAAATTAATCCCCCGTGGTTCCACTCAACCGCCAAAGGGAATGTAA
- a CDS encoding DUF3502 domain-containing protein, with protein sequence MRKQKSKMLQCLLCMLLIVSMLAGCSKETKSTGETGGSTSGSSDLKPVTLHFIFYGDKKAATDEVWDKIAEYTKDKLNAKFDVQFIAGTDFTQKLLVKAAAGDAWDMNFDSDWTCYYQMIANDSYMALDDLLPKYAPDLYKIYQDKGILDAARSKGKVVSLPWTMSMNNRTFFQWRGDLTEKAGITVDKASLKNWEGVDAFLQQLKTAYPDKYIIENAGTIGSQEGLMELGHGLAINLNDPTCKVVTMESTQSYMDKAKYAEKWQKEGIIWKDILTDTTDHNTYINEGKLITKWGTHEFSNQKRAWLEEGARWDYTEVYPDGLYANRSPLSNLVAIPATSENPERTLMFLNLLEKDQTLYDMVQYGIQGKTYNLNGKEAVYPEGMNAESSNYMDWGGRWALWKPQFMRPDASYGEGFWQAEADYAASLPQNVNSPLNGFNFDVTNVKTQVAQRDQIYADANKLIEVGLAGDAGKAVNKLISDADAAGTKDILAECQKQIDAFLAAKQK encoded by the coding sequence ATGAGAAAACAAAAAAGTAAGATGCTCCAATGTTTATTGTGCATGTTACTGATTGTTTCAATGCTTGCCGGGTGCAGTAAAGAAACAAAGAGTACGGGCGAAACTGGGGGGAGTACGTCAGGCAGTTCTGATTTAAAACCGGTTACGCTGCACTTTATTTTCTACGGAGATAAGAAGGCTGCTACAGATGAGGTTTGGGATAAAATAGCAGAGTATACCAAGGATAAGTTAAATGCCAAATTCGATGTGCAGTTTATAGCAGGTACTGATTTTACACAGAAATTATTAGTAAAGGCAGCTGCCGGGGATGCATGGGATATGAACTTTGATAGTGACTGGACTTGTTATTATCAGATGATAGCCAATGATTCTTATATGGCACTGGATGATCTGCTACCGAAATATGCACCTGATTTATATAAGATATATCAGGATAAAGGTATTTTGGATGCGGCAAGATCGAAAGGAAAAGTAGTATCACTTCCCTGGACAATGTCTATGAATAATAGAACCTTCTTCCAGTGGAGAGGGGATCTTACTGAAAAAGCAGGCATAACAGTGGATAAAGCAAGCCTTAAAAACTGGGAGGGTGTGGATGCCTTCTTACAACAGTTAAAAACAGCGTATCCGGATAAATATATAATTGAAAATGCAGGTACAATCGGTTCCCAGGAAGGTTTGATGGAGCTTGGTCATGGTCTTGCCATCAATTTAAACGACCCAACCTGTAAAGTGGTAACAATGGAATCTACACAATCTTATATGGACAAAGCAAAATATGCTGAGAAGTGGCAGAAGGAAGGAATCATCTGGAAGGATATTCTGACGGATACCACAGACCACAACACTTATATCAATGAAGGCAAACTGATTACAAAATGGGGAACTCATGAATTCAGTAATCAGAAGAGAGCATGGCTGGAAGAAGGAGCACGTTGGGATTACACAGAAGTTTACCCTGATGGTTTATATGCAAACAGATCACCTTTGTCAAACCTGGTAGCAATACCGGCAACCAGCGAGAATCCTGAAAGAACGTTAATGTTCTTAAATCTCCTGGAAAAAGACCAAACCCTCTATGACATGGTGCAATACGGTATTCAGGGAAAGACCTATAATTTAAACGGTAAGGAAGCTGTATATCCTGAGGGTATGAATGCAGAAAGTTCTAATTATATGGATTGGGGCGGACGTTGGGCACTTTGGAAGCCGCAGTTTATGCGTCCGGATGCATCCTATGGTGAAGGTTTCTGGCAAGCAGAGGCTGACTATGCAGCATCCCTTCCTCAGAATGTAAACAGTCCTTTAAATGGTTTCAATTTTGATGTTACAAATGTTAAGACACAGGTTGCACAAAGAGATCAGATTTATGCTGATGCGAATAAACTGATTGAAGTAGGTCTTGCCGGAGATGCCGGGAAAGCGGTTAATAAATTAATCAGCGATGCAGATGCAGCAGGAACAAAAGATATACTTGCAGAATGCCAGAAACAGATTGATGCATTTTTAGCAGCAAAACAGAAATAA
- a CDS encoding ABC transporter permease — MSNFKSNARKNGTISKRRKLFVDIKNGWQLYVMGLPAMLLLFLFAYMPMGGLVIAFKQYNFRKGIWGSDWVHPIFKNFEILFKNNAAAMQAIRNTLFLNFLFIIVGTVFALVLALSLNELANKYIKKLTQSLTFLPYFISTVVVGIFVSGLLSYDNGTLNKLITNLGGEKVAFYMHPSYWPIILLVVNIWKGAGYSAVIYLSTLSGIDDSYYEAAQLDGASRWQQIVNISLPLMRPTIIVMTLLAVGKIMNADFGLFYNITGSMPTLYSTTDVLDTYIFRALRQTGDIAISSATGFFQSVISFILVVVCNQLARRYEKDAALF; from the coding sequence TTGAGTAATTTTAAATCAAATGCACGTAAAAACGGAACTATCAGTAAAAGGCGTAAGTTATTTGTGGACATTAAGAATGGGTGGCAGCTTTATGTTATGGGATTGCCGGCAATGTTACTGCTCTTTCTTTTTGCCTATATGCCTATGGGGGGACTGGTTATTGCGTTTAAACAATATAACTTTAGAAAGGGTATATGGGGGAGTGACTGGGTACATCCCATTTTTAAGAACTTCGAAATCTTATTTAAGAATAATGCGGCTGCTATGCAGGCTATTCGCAATACACTGTTTTTGAATTTTCTTTTTATCATTGTGGGGACGGTATTTGCATTGGTGCTGGCACTCTCTTTGAATGAGCTGGCTAATAAATATATTAAGAAGCTTACACAGTCATTAACCTTTCTTCCGTATTTTATATCTACTGTAGTGGTAGGTATTTTCGTAAGCGGATTGTTGAGCTATGATAACGGAACCTTGAATAAGCTCATAACGAATCTGGGTGGAGAAAAAGTTGCTTTTTATATGCACCCCAGCTATTGGCCTATCATTTTACTTGTAGTTAATATCTGGAAAGGGGCAGGTTACAGTGCGGTAATTTATCTGTCAACCCTAAGTGGTATTGATGATTCCTATTATGAAGCAGCTCAGCTTGATGGAGCGTCCAGATGGCAGCAGATTGTAAATATCAGCCTTCCCTTAATGAGGCCGACAATTATTGTTATGACCTTATTGGCAGTGGGTAAGATTATGAACGCGGATTTTGGACTCTTCTATAATATTACCGGTTCTATGCCAACTCTCTATAGCACTACCGATGTTTTGGATACATATATCTTTAGAGCACTTAGACAGACAGGTGATATAGCTATCTCTTCTGCAACAGGCTTCTTCCAGTCCGTCATCTCCTTTATTCTTGTTGTAGTTTGTAACCAGCTGGCAAGGCGTTATGAAAAAGATGCGGCATTATTTTAA
- a CDS encoding carbohydrate ABC transporter permease, translated as MKKSKLTIGKVLVYLFVILFSLACLYPFLMVIGGSLTTDAEAAAYGFSIIPKNPTLAAYKMLFANKSTILNGYKITLFVTIVGTAVSVIVNAMMGYVLSRKALRFRSFINLYVLLTMLFNGGMVPWYIVCTKYLHLKNNIWALIVPSLVSAWYIFLIRNYFTSVPDEMWESAKLDGAGEFIIFRKIYLALAKPVIATVVLFSALGFWNDWWLGLMLIDSSEKQPLQMLLRTIVANIQFLQTMGNKSAEAQALLASVPSDGVKMAMVIITTGPILLLYPFLQKYFIKGIMVGAVKG; from the coding sequence ATGAAAAAAAGTAAACTGACTATCGGCAAAGTATTAGTGTATCTGTTTGTCATCCTATTCTCACTTGCATGTCTGTATCCTTTTCTGATGGTTATCGGAGGATCACTGACAACAGATGCGGAGGCTGCGGCTTATGGTTTTAGTATAATACCAAAAAATCCGACCCTTGCAGCATATAAGATGTTATTTGCCAATAAAAGCACAATATTAAACGGATACAAAATAACCCTGTTTGTGACAATCGTGGGTACAGCGGTTTCCGTGATCGTAAATGCTATGATGGGATATGTTCTATCCAGGAAAGCCCTGCGTTTCCGAAGTTTTATAAATTTGTATGTGTTACTGACCATGCTCTTTAATGGCGGTATGGTACCTTGGTATATTGTCTGTACCAAATATCTGCACTTGAAGAATAATATCTGGGCCTTAATCGTTCCGAGTCTGGTAAGTGCCTGGTACATATTCCTTATCCGCAATTATTTCACCTCCGTTCCGGATGAGATGTGGGAGTCAGCTAAATTGGACGGAGCAGGTGAATTTATTATATTCAGAAAGATCTATTTAGCCTTGGCGAAACCGGTAATTGCAACAGTGGTTTTGTTTTCTGCATTGGGCTTTTGGAATGACTGGTGGCTGGGGCTTATGCTAATAGACAGCTCAGAAAAACAGCCTTTGCAGATGCTGCTGCGTACAATTGTTGCAAATATTCAATTTTTGCAGACCATGGGAAATAAATCTGCCGAAGCCCAGGCTTTGCTGGCTTCTGTCCCCAGTGACGGGGTAAAGATGGCAATGGTAATTATTACAACCGGCCCAATTCTGTTGCTGTATCCTTTCCTTCAAAAATATTTTATCAAAGGTATTATGGTTGGAGCGGTTAAGGGTTAA
- a CDS encoding glycoside hydrolase family 3 C-terminal domain-containing protein: MKKYYERLDEFREKAEKLTKQMTLEEKVFQTLHTAPAIDHLGVKAYNWWNEALHGVARAGVATVFPQAIGLAASFDEDLIYEVAEAISTEGRAKFNMQQKHNDRDIYKGLTFWAPNVNIFRDPRWGRGHETFGEDPYLTSRLAVRYIEGIQGNGEFMKAAACAKHFAVHSGPENLRHEFNAEISEQDLRETYLPAFQACVEEAHVEAVMGAYNRVNGEPCCGSNRLLNDILRGEWNFAGHVTSDCGAIEDFHERHKVTDGPVESAAMAMKNGCDLNCGKMFLYLIKAVKEGMLEEERLNEAVTRLLMTRMKLGLFNEKDMPYTSLNYSLVDSKAMKMLNQKAAEKTLVLLKNQNNILPLDKKKLKTVGVIGPNANSRNALVGNYEGTASRYITLLEGIQEYLGEEVTVRYSEGCHLYMEHVSDFGLTNDRISEVKEVCEESDLIIACFGLDAGIEGEEGDGNNKYASGDKTSLDLPGIQKQVLSTICDSGKPVVLVLLSGSALSLGKDEERIPAVLQGWYPGAQGGAAIAKILFGEKTPEGKLPVTFYRSLEDLPDFTNYAMKNRTYRYMEKPALYPFGYGLSYTKFSLEEVELIKNKGKANALIQVKITNTGSMPGSETIQVYVKAPYKTAPIHQLKGLKKVKLLPGESKKIEITLKEEAFQVYDEGGKSILCKGEYLVYIGICQPDERSVELTGQHPVCKKIVF, encoded by the coding sequence ATGAAAAAGTATTATGAAAGACTAGATGAATTCAGAGAAAAGGCAGAAAAATTAACAAAGCAGATGACATTGGAAGAGAAAGTGTTTCAAACTCTACATACAGCTCCAGCAATTGACCATTTGGGAGTGAAGGCTTATAACTGGTGGAACGAAGCTCTTCATGGAGTTGCCAGAGCCGGAGTTGCTACGGTTTTTCCCCAGGCTATCGGACTTGCTGCATCCTTTGATGAGGACTTAATATATGAGGTAGCAGAAGCAATATCTACTGAAGGCCGCGCCAAATTCAACATGCAGCAGAAACATAATGATAGGGATATTTACAAAGGTCTGACATTTTGGGCACCGAATGTCAATATATTCCGTGATCCAAGATGGGGAAGGGGGCATGAGACCTTTGGTGAAGATCCTTATCTGACCTCCAGGTTAGCTGTAAGGTATATAGAAGGGATACAAGGAAATGGCGAATTCATGAAGGCAGCTGCTTGCGCCAAACATTTTGCGGTACACTCCGGTCCTGAAAATCTTCGGCATGAATTTAATGCAGAAATTTCCGAACAGGATTTGAGGGAGACTTACCTGCCTGCTTTTCAGGCTTGTGTAGAAGAAGCACATGTAGAAGCGGTGATGGGAGCATATAACCGTGTCAATGGTGAACCATGCTGCGGCAGTAACCGTCTGCTGAATGATATATTAAGGGGAGAATGGAATTTTGCCGGCCATGTGACATCGGACTGCGGCGCAATAGAGGATTTTCACGAAAGGCATAAGGTGACTGACGGGCCGGTGGAGTCAGCTGCGATGGCTATGAAGAATGGTTGTGATTTAAACTGCGGAAAGATGTTTCTATATCTTATTAAAGCTGTGAAAGAGGGAATGTTAGAAGAAGAGCGCCTTAATGAAGCAGTAACAAGGCTGCTGATGACAAGAATGAAACTTGGACTGTTTAATGAGAAGGATATGCCCTATACTTCTCTGAATTACAGTTTGGTAGACTCAAAAGCAATGAAAATGCTGAATCAGAAGGCTGCTGAAAAAACGCTGGTATTATTAAAGAATCAGAATAATATTCTGCCCCTTGATAAGAAGAAGTTGAAAACGGTTGGTGTAATTGGACCCAATGCCAATAGCCGCAATGCCTTGGTGGGAAATTATGAAGGTACCGCCTCCAGATATATAACCCTACTGGAAGGTATACAGGAGTACCTGGGAGAAGAAGTTACTGTCCGATATTCGGAAGGCTGCCATCTGTATATGGAGCATGTCAGTGACTTTGGCCTTACCAATGACCGCATTTCAGAGGTGAAGGAAGTATGTGAGGAAAGTGATCTTATTATTGCATGTTTTGGTCTGGACGCAGGAATTGAGGGAGAAGAAGGGGATGGGAATAACAAATATGCCAGCGGAGATAAAACCAGTCTTGATCTGCCGGGAATCCAAAAGCAGGTATTAAGCACTATCTGTGACAGCGGCAAGCCGGTGGTGCTTGTGTTGTTATCTGGCAGCGCGCTTAGCTTGGGAAAAGATGAAGAGAGGATTCCGGCTGTTCTACAGGGATGGTATCCGGGAGCACAGGGAGGAGCTGCAATAGCAAAGATCTTGTTTGGAGAAAAAACACCGGAAGGGAAGCTGCCGGTAACCTTTTATCGCTCTCTGGAGGACCTGCCAGACTTCACTAATTATGCTATGAAAAATAGAACATACCGTTATATGGAAAAGCCTGCACTGTATCCATTTGGTTATGGACTTTCCTACACGAAATTCTCTTTAGAAGAGGTGGAACTTATCAAGAATAAGGGAAAGGCAAATGCTCTGATTCAGGTGAAAATCACCAATACAGGGAGTATGCCTGGGTCAGAAACTATACAGGTCTATGTAAAAGCACCTTATAAGACAGCGCCTATACATCAGTTAAAGGGATTGAAGAAAGTAAAACTACTGCCGGGAGAATCGAAAAAGATAGAGATAACACTGAAGGAAGAGGCCTTTCAAGTTTATGATGAAGGCGGCAAGAGCATTCTTTGCAAAGGAGAATATCTCGTATATATTGGTATTTGCCAGCCTGATGAAAGAAGCGTTGAACTGACCGGACAACATCCTGTATGCAAAAAGATTGTTTTTTAA